Below is a genomic region from Azoarcus sp. KH32C.
GTCCTTCTCGAGGAGCTGGGGCGAGCCGATGCTCCGGAGTTGCTAGGCATGCTGCTCCATTCGGACCGGGCAGCAAGGCTCATTGCCGGTCATGGCAGCGACGCTCTGAAGCGAAAGTACCTGCCGCGGATGGCCGCAGGCGAGTTGATTGGCGCATTGGCCGATGACGACTCGCTCGACCCCTTGGCTCACACGGGGTCGGATATCACTGCGGTACGCAGGGGCGATCACTATGTGGTGAATGGCGTCAAACGGCTCGTAGCAAACGGGCATCCAGCCGATCTGGTGGTCCTCGCGGTGGCGTTCGATCCGTCGAGGCGTGCCGATTCTGCGAGCTTGCTGGTGGTGGATACCTCGATGCCCGGCTTCAGCAAGGGCCCGAGAGTCGGTGACTTGGCATGCGGATATCTTGGCCTGGCCGAGCTGCACTTCGACGAGGTGCCTGTACCTGCAGAAAATCTGCTCGGCGAGGAGAACGCCAGCTACCGTTATCTGGAGCAAGAAAGGCCGGGGTACTGCATGGAAGCCGCAATCTGCGCAGTTGCTCGAATGGAGGCCGCGCTCGAGAGCACGGGCCCGTGCACATGCGAGGGTGGCTGCCGCTCAAGCACCGCCGGGAATCCGGCAAGCGTCCGTCCCCCATTGTGTGAGACGAGAACCGAAATACGTGTTGCGCGCGTATTTGTCGATCGTTGTATAGAGTTGCTTCTGGCCGGCGTGCTTTCCTCAGCAGACGCTTTACTGGCGCGGCAATGGATTTCGCACCTCGCCCGCAGGGTCCTGCAGACGTGCCGCAAGTTCGACCATAACGGGGGCCTCTGGCTGAGTTTGCTTGTAGCGGAAGCGGTGGACCGATCCGAATCCGGCTGATCCGTCAGCTTAATCGGCAAGCACCAGGTTCAGGCGCCGTCCCACGATAACCGCATGGGTGCGACACAGCGATGGCCAGGGCGCGAACGCCCTTGGCCCTGGAACTCGAACCGGAAGGTTCAGAAATTACCACAGTTAGACGGCGCCGGGAGTCCGTCGAATCGGCTCTGAATGTACGAGAGGGCCAGCGGTACCGACGCAATAAGCGCGGCGAGGTGCGTGGGTGCCGTCAGCGCGGTGAACTGTACCGTCGCGCCACGGTCGCACCAACTGACGGCCATATCGTGCCCGGGCTGGTAAGGCGCGATATCGTCGAGCGGGGTGTGCACGACGAAAACCGGGACGGTCGGCGCAACGAGTCCCAACAGTTGCTGATTCACCGGTGAAGCGAGCGGTTGCTCGGCGAAGTGCGCGGGAATCGAGCGACCGTCATTGGTCAGTGTCGAGGTTTGCAAGAGGGCGTGCTGAGCAAGCGTCTGCACCCAGCATTCATTGAGCGCCTGGGATGCAAGCAGCCGGCCGACCGGATTGAGCATGTTAAGGAAGCCCGCTTTCGGATAGGCTGCGTTCATACCGTTTACCATATACAGCAGGACGCCGGCGGCCGGCTTGCCGTCCAGGTATTGCGCCAATTGCTGGAGGTTGGCCGGGGCGGCTCCGACGTAGGCCCCCGCCACCTGCAGCTCCGGCGCATAGCTCACCTGCAGTTGAGCGGCAGCGCCCGACGCCAGGCCGCCTTCCGAATAGCCCCAGAGGGCAACCGGCCCCACAGCGGGCAGAAAGGCCGAAGTCAGGCGCTGCGCTGCACGGATCGAGTCCAGCACTGCGTAGCCCAGGGCGTTGCGATTGAGGTAGCTCGGTACCCCTGGCGTGCCCATCCCCTGATAGTCGGAAATTGTCACGCCGTAGCCAGCGTCCAACAGTGCGGTAATCGCAGCGAGTTCATACTCCGTCGGGTTCGCTGTGGTGACTTGATATGACGGCGCACACTGGTCCCCCATTCCCTGCGTGCCGACAGCAAAGCCGATAATCGGGCGCAGCCCGGATCCGGCCCACGACAACTCGGGTGTGATCACTGTCCCGGTGACCGCCACGCGCGCGCCGTTGGTGTCCCGGGTGCAGTACATGATGCGCCGGGCAGAATATGGTGTCTGGGTCGGGAGCACGAAATTCGACGGCTCGTCCTTGATGACGTCCCCATCATTCAAACAATAGGGCGCCAGTGGAGACGGCGGGTCGTAGAAGCCGCCCAGGACACCGGCCCGTGCCGGCTTGGGGAGCATGACCATCGAGACGATGGCAACGATCGTGGCAAAAGCGGCAATCAGGCTACGACTAAAAGGAATACGCATGATCTCTCCTGAGTGTTGGAATGACTGCTCCGCACTCGGCTATGCTGTCGGTTGCGGGGGTTGTCGTACTCGTCTCAACCCGATGAGGACCATATCGACACGCTGGTGCGCCCGCATTCCCCCGATTGGGGGGCGAGATCAATCGGCAGGCACCAGATTCAGGCGCCGTCCCTCGATAACCGCGCGGGTGCGGTTATCGACCTCAAGCTTGATGAAGATGCTCTTGATATAAGACTTGACCGTTTCCGGGCTCACCCCGAGCGCCGCAGCGATGCGCTTGTTGGAGCTTCCGGTGCCCATGAGTTGCAGCACCTCGGTCTCCCGACGCGAAAGGGGCGTGTCGATGCTCCGTGAGCTCGCCACACCGATCGTGGAATCCTCTTCCCTCGTCCGCACGTGCACAAGCAGCTGTTCCGCATAGGAGGTCAGGCGGCGACCGTCCGGCAGGGCGACCAAGCGATCACGCACGTACTCGAGCGCCGGCTCCAGCACAAAGCCATGATCGACGATGGTACGAACGAGAGCCCCCTTTCGTCCCCACTCCAACACCTGAACCAGTCGCTCGTAGGCCCGGTCTCGCTCACCGCATCCGAACTCTGCCGCGGCAAGCAGGCTGCCGACCCTGCACGCAAAGTACAAGTCTCCGGCCTTGAGGCTATCGTCCCACGCCGGTTGGAGGAACGCCGCCGCGGCAGAAAAGCTTCCTCCCGTCAGCTCGACATGGGCGTGTGCGAGTGCGTGGTAGGCTCGCAGACGATCCGCGATGGCGTACTCGCCACCTGGAGCCGCCATCGCAAGACGTTCCAAAGTTGCCAATGCATGCGACATCGTCCAATCGTCCCCCTCTTCCAGGCACAGCCGCACGCGTTCGACGACCAATGCCGATCGCATCCTGGGCCAGGGTTCGCTAGCGGCAACCGCTTCGCCCTGCTCGATCAGTTCGTGCGCGAGCCTGCGATCCTGCTTGCAGCGGGCGATACGGACCAGAGTGGTATAGGCGCGAAGCGGAATCTCGAGAAAGCCGGCGGCATTCACTGCATCGAGCCGGCTGGCGACAAGCCGCTCGGCCTCATCCAGCCGATTGGACTCGTAAGCCAGTTGCCCGAGCAGGACCTCCGGCGTCGCCGCAAGACTCGACTTCGGCCGCAAGTCGCGCACGGCGACCGCTCGCGCCTGGATAAAGCACGCCTGTGCCTCGGCGAGCTCAAGGCGGCGGGACAGGGCAAGCCCCTTGACCATGTGGCGGTACACCTCCGTCGGCGCGGCACGCGACTTGTCGCCATTCTCCATCACGTACCATGGCATCTCCCTGACCTGATCGTGGCGTCCGGCCATGAGATGGCTGAAGCAGATGACGTTGCCCACCGTGTTTTTCGTCCATGCGTCGGCAAGCGGATTCTCCATGTACGCCAGGCCGTACTTCAATCCGGCGTCCGGTGCGTCGGACAGGCCATGGGCCACGGTACGGATCGCCAGGCATTCGCGCCGGGTGGCGTCTTCGCGTTCATCGCCGACGACGTCCGCTTCGATCTCGTCGACCCAGGCGAATACATCGCTTCGGCGGGGCGCCAGCGCGAGCGACCAAGCGATGGCCAGGCGGAGGGAAAACTGCGGACGCATCAGCTCCTTTGGGAGCCAGTTTCGCCAACTCAACACCTCGCGGATATCGCCGGCCCTGATCATGCGCATGGCACACGCCTCGATCCATGAGGTTGCCAGTTCGACCTCGCCCGCTTCGATAGCGTGACGGATGGCATCCGCGTACCGGCTCCTCTCATGAAACCACTGGGCCGCCCGGCGGTGCAGCGTCCTGATGTCTTCCGTCGGCAGACGCTTAGATTGACGCCGCAAGTATGTCGCGATCAGTGGGTGGTAGCGGAAGGCCGCCTCACGCCCGGCTTCCACCTCGCCCCCGGCTTCCGCCTCGACCAACTGGTATCGGTAATGCAGCGTTTCAAGAATTGCCGAGGCGTTGTCGGTTTCGAGCACTGCATCGCACAGATCGGGTACCAGCGACTTGAGGACCGAGCTCTTCACCATGAAGTCGCGCAGGTCCGAAGGAAAGCGCGCGAATATTTCACCCAAATAGGGTTCGATGTCCCGCCCGCTGCTACGCATGGCACGCAGGATTTG
It encodes:
- a CDS encoding acyl-CoA dehydrogenase family protein, with the protein product MIARTLFREEHRRFREALRSFIETEFVVDYRRIRDQGHVDRETWRKTGAGGLLGTVLSQTCGGDLAGGLRRIVLLEELGRADAPELLGMLLHSDRAARLIAGHGSDALKRKYLPRMAAGELIGALADDDSLDPLAHTGSDITAVRRGDHYVVNGVKRLVANGHPADLVVLAVAFDPSRRADSASLLVVDTSMPGFSKGPRVGDLACGYLGLAELHFDEVPVPAENLLGEENASYRYLEQERPGYCMEAAICAVARMEAALESTGPCTCEGGCRSSTAGNPASVRPPLCETRTEIRVARVFVDRCIELLLAGVLSSADALLARQWISHLARRVLQTCRKFDHNGGLWLSLLVAEAVDRSESG
- a CDS encoding lipase family protein, with the translated sequence MRIPFSRSLIAAFATIVAIVSMVMLPKPARAGVLGGFYDPPSPLAPYCLNDGDVIKDEPSNFVLPTQTPYSARRIMYCTRDTNGARVAVTGTVITPELSWAGSGLRPIIGFAVGTQGMGDQCAPSYQVTTANPTEYELAAITALLDAGYGVTISDYQGMGTPGVPSYLNRNALGYAVLDSIRAAQRLTSAFLPAVGPVALWGYSEGGLASGAAAQLQVSYAPELQVAGAYVGAAPANLQQLAQYLDGKPAAGVLLYMVNGMNAAYPKAGFLNMLNPVGRLLASQALNECWVQTLAQHALLQTSTLTNDGRSIPAHFAEQPLASPVNQQLLGLVAPTVPVFVVHTPLDDIAPYQPGHDMAVSWCDRGATVQFTALTAPTHLAALIASVPLALSYIQSRFDGLPAPSNCGNF
- a CDS encoding LuxR C-terminal-related transcriptional regulator — protein: MRTRIARPRLIDLLARSEARLVTITAPAGYGKTTLAVDWSTRQQSTGLAVSWLRAEAEHNEPAVFLLYLARAIEVACPGAAAIALDMLNDSRLAPVYAVIAAVVNGIAESGEELCLFIDDYHLLVNDEIHCAIRFLHAHAPRHFRLVITSREEPKLPLGHLRAAGELLEIDAGQLRFSLEEAGRFFQLESACLSDDDIQAFQHETGGWAAALRIAATSLRSGASPEQILRAMRSSGRDIEPYLGEIFARFPSDLRDFMVKSSVLKSLVPDLCDAVLETDNASAILETLHYRYQLVEAEAGGEVEAGREAAFRYHPLIATYLRRQSKRLPTEDIRTLHRRAAQWFHERSRYADAIRHAIEAGEVELATSWIEACAMRMIRAGDIREVLSWRNWLPKELMRPQFSLRLAIAWSLALAPRRSDVFAWVDEIEADVVGDEREDATRRECLAIRTVAHGLSDAPDAGLKYGLAYMENPLADAWTKNTVGNVICFSHLMAGRHDQVREMPWYVMENGDKSRAAPTEVYRHMVKGLALSRRLELAEAQACFIQARAVAVRDLRPKSSLAATPEVLLGQLAYESNRLDEAERLVASRLDAVNAAGFLEIPLRAYTTLVRIARCKQDRRLAHELIEQGEAVAASEPWPRMRSALVVERVRLCLEEGDDWTMSHALATLERLAMAAPGGEYAIADRLRAYHALAHAHVELTGGSFSAAAAFLQPAWDDSLKAGDLYFACRVGSLLAAAEFGCGERDRAYERLVQVLEWGRKGALVRTIVDHGFVLEPALEYVRDRLVALPDGRRLTSYAEQLLVHVRTREEDSTIGVASSRSIDTPLSRRETEVLQLMGTGSSNKRIAAALGVSPETVKSYIKSIFIKLEVDNRTRAVIEGRRLNLVPAD